Within Candidatus Methanoperedens sp., the genomic segment TAAATGCGGCACATTCAAGCTCCATGTCATCTTCTTTGAAAAACTCGCAATGAGTGCAAATGAGCTCGACACAGGGATTCTTATTGGTCATCGGTTCACTTTAAACAGGTTATTCCTTGATATCCTTAGGCATTTAGAGCAACGGCTATGCTTTTCAAAAAAAATGAAAGAAATCATTTTCTTTCTATGCGCATGAGGAATGACACTTGCAGGTTCCTTTTGCGATTTTCTTGAGTTTAAGAATCTTCATGTAATTTCCTCCCATTGAATATTCGGATTGATTACTTATGTAGTTTATGGTCATATCCCCTCGATTTCCTGCGTTTTCCGAATCATCGATTTGCACACAGCCATTTCAGCCTGCGTGTTGACATTCAGCGCCAGTTCTTCATCTTCCAGGACGAGAACGAATTCGTCCTGTTCCTCCCTTATCCTGTCCGCCTCAAGGATATTTATGCCGCAGGGAACCACAAACATATTGTTCTTGCGGAAAACAGTATCGGGGCGAAGACCCAATCTGGTGCACACATCCAGTTTCATATTGACCGAAAGAGCTGGCTTTTTCATATATCCATGTTTTTCTATAATCCTGTCTATGAGCTCTGAAGTAACAAGGGGCAGATCGGCCATTATGAAAAGCACGTGTCCCTTAATTTTGGCTTTTTCCACGGCTGAGACCATATCATTAACGAAACCACGGCCTGAGGTCGGGATTATCTCTATGTTCCCATGATTTTTCTTAAAATCGGAAAGCCATGAAACCGTTTCTTTGACCTTTGGTGAGGTTGCAACGAATATCCTGCCTATTTTTTTTGAGCCAAGAAGAGCTGAGAGGACATAATGGATCATCGGTTTCCCGCATAGATCGGTGAGAGGTTTCTCTTTCTCACCAAGCCTTTTCCCCATGCCGCCAGCCATCACTATTGCATCCATAAGACACCTGCAATGAAAAGCAAACAGGCAAGACGCCCTATTTCATTGGAAGCCCCCATGACATCCCCGCTTACCCCACCAAAATGGCGGTTCGCGGTATTGAGGACAAGGAGCGCAGCAACCTGCGCAA encodes:
- a CDS encoding NTP transferase domain-containing protein produces the protein MDAIVMAGGMGKRLGEKEKPLTDLCGKPMIHYVLSALLGSKKIGRIFVATSPKVKETVSWLSDFKKNHGNIEIIPTSGRGFVNDMVSAVEKAKIKGHVLFIMADLPLVTSELIDRIIEKHGYMKKPALSVNMKLDVCTRLGLRPDTVFRKNNMFVVPCGINILEADRIREEQDEFVLVLEDEELALNVNTQAEMAVCKSMIRKTQEIEGI